In Rhodothermales bacterium, a single window of DNA contains:
- a CDS encoding copper-translocating P-type ATPase: MHPEIVTDEPGDCPKCGMSLERVAGFQVSKSTQWTCPMHPEVVRDEPGDCPICGMALEPIGGVAEDEENAELADMTRRFWVSAVLTVPLVVIAMSDALGLAFLGRLASPRALGVVELLLATPVVLWGGWPFFVRGWKSIVNRSLNMFTLIGLGVGVAYVYSFVAEILPGIFPASFRSEGGQVAVYFEAAAVITTLVLLGQVLELRARSKTGAAIKALLGLAPKTARMIREDGTEQDVPLEEIQPGDRLRVRPGEKVPVDGVVVQGTSSIDESMVTGEPIPVEKGPGEAVIGATVNGTGSLVMQAERVGSDTLLSQIVHMVAEAQRSRAPIQKLADVVAGYFVPAVVVIAIVTFAVWALIGPEPAMAFALINAVAVLIIACPCALGLATPMSIMVATGKGATTGVLFRDAEAIETLRKVDTLVVDKTGTLTVGKPELMTVHAVKGWDESELLRLAASLERGSEHPLAESIVTGAEERGVDLVNTDHFESITGKGVRGLVAERRVALGNQALMVDVGADAGELTGFAEELRRDGQTVMFVAIDGRPAGLIGVADPIKDTTPEAIAQLHRERVRVVMLTGDSRTTAEAVAKKLDIDEVDAEVLPEQKAAIVKRLQSEGHVVAMAGDGVNDAPALAQAEVGIAMGTGTDVAMESAGVTLVKGDLTGIVRARVLSRATMRNIRQNLFFAFIYNALGVPVAAGVLYPFFGILLSPIIAAAAMSFSSVSVIANALRLRSTRI, encoded by the coding sequence ATGCACCCGGAGATCGTCACCGACGAACCGGGCGATTGCCCCAAGTGCGGCATGAGCCTGGAGCGCGTCGCAGGATTCCAGGTGTCGAAGTCGACGCAGTGGACTTGCCCGATGCACCCGGAGGTCGTACGAGACGAGCCCGGAGATTGTCCGATCTGCGGTATGGCACTCGAACCGATCGGAGGTGTTGCGGAGGACGAAGAGAACGCCGAGCTCGCCGATATGACCCGGCGGTTCTGGGTGAGCGCCGTGCTGACCGTGCCGTTGGTCGTGATCGCGATGTCCGATGCTCTCGGTCTTGCCTTTCTCGGTCGCCTCGCTTCTCCCCGAGCTCTGGGAGTCGTCGAGCTTCTCCTCGCGACTCCGGTAGTCCTCTGGGGCGGCTGGCCGTTTTTCGTTCGAGGCTGGAAGTCGATCGTCAATCGGAGCCTCAACATGTTCACGTTGATCGGCTTGGGAGTCGGGGTCGCGTATGTCTACAGCTTCGTCGCGGAGATCCTGCCGGGGATCTTCCCGGCGTCCTTTCGCAGCGAAGGCGGACAGGTCGCGGTCTACTTCGAGGCAGCTGCCGTGATCACGACCCTGGTGCTGCTTGGGCAGGTGCTCGAGCTGCGGGCGAGGAGCAAGACCGGAGCTGCGATCAAGGCACTGCTCGGTCTGGCGCCCAAGACGGCCCGAATGATTCGCGAGGACGGTACCGAACAGGACGTACCTCTGGAAGAGATCCAGCCCGGGGATCGGCTTCGCGTGAGACCGGGCGAGAAGGTGCCAGTGGACGGTGTCGTGGTGCAGGGAACGAGCTCGATAGACGAGTCCATGGTCACGGGTGAGCCGATTCCGGTTGAGAAGGGGCCGGGCGAGGCGGTGATCGGCGCGACGGTCAACGGAACCGGGTCGTTGGTCATGCAGGCCGAGCGGGTCGGCTCCGACACCCTGCTGTCTCAGATCGTCCACATGGTTGCGGAGGCCCAGCGTAGCCGCGCTCCGATCCAGAAGCTGGCTGACGTCGTGGCGGGCTACTTCGTTCCGGCGGTCGTGGTCATCGCGATTGTGACCTTCGCGGTGTGGGCGTTGATCGGGCCAGAACCAGCCATGGCGTTTGCTCTGATTAACGCAGTCGCAGTCCTGATCATCGCGTGTCCGTGCGCCCTGGGACTCGCTACACCGATGTCGATCATGGTGGCTACCGGCAAGGGCGCCACGACCGGAGTGCTGTTTCGTGATGCCGAGGCGATCGAGACTCTGCGCAAGGTCGACACACTGGTTGTCGACAAGACAGGGACACTCACCGTGGGAAAGCCGGAGTTGATGACCGTTCATGCTGTCAAAGGCTGGGATGAATCGGAGCTTCTGCGCCTGGCGGCGAGTCTGGAGCGTGGCAGCGAACACCCATTGGCGGAGTCGATTGTCACCGGTGCCGAAGAGCGAGGCGTCGATCTGGTCAATACGGACCACTTCGAGTCGATAACCGGCAAGGGGGTCAGGGGCTTGGTGGCGGAACGACGGGTTGCGCTCGGTAACCAGGCTCTCATGGTCGATGTAGGTGCCGATGCTGGCGAGTTGACGGGATTTGCTGAGGAACTGCGCAGGGATGGGCAGACGGTGATGTTCGTCGCCATCGACGGTCGCCCTGCCGGACTCATCGGCGTCGCCGATCCGATCAAGGACACAACACCCGAGGCCATCGCCCAGCTGCACCGCGAGCGTGTGCGAGTCGTCATGCTCACTGGTGACAGCAGAACGACGGCCGAGGCAGTGGCGAAGAAGCTCGATATCGATGAAGTCGATGCCGAGGTTCTGCCCGAGCAGAAGGCCGCGATCGTCAAACGCCTACAGAGCGAGGGTCACGTCGTAGCGATGGCCGGAGACGGTGTTAACGATGCTCCCGCTCTGGCGCAAGCCGAAGTGGGTATTGCCATGGGAACCGGGACCGACGTAGCCATGGAGAGTGCAGGTGTGACGCTGGTCAAGGGTGATCTGACCGGGATTGTACGGGCGAGAGTCTTGAGCCGGGCGACCATGCGAAATATCCGCCAGAACTTGTTCTTCGCCTTCATCT